A DNA window from Streptomyces bacillaris contains the following coding sequences:
- a CDS encoding DUF3817 domain-containing protein, whose amino-acid sequence MDIKTASALHRLRLISLPEALSFPALLIFGSLLMRVSDIDFLMPPLGMIHGILFTIYVVFLLDVWIKAKWPLKRVAFFFLLAVIPFGGLYGDKLLKQYEADGVIAARARREGTVSA is encoded by the coding sequence GTGGACATCAAGACCGCTTCCGCCCTGCACCGGCTGCGCCTCATCTCGCTCCCCGAGGCGCTCTCCTTCCCGGCCCTGCTGATCTTCGGCTCGCTCCTCATGCGGGTCTCGGACATCGACTTCCTGATGCCGCCCCTCGGCATGATCCACGGCATTCTCTTCACGATCTACGTGGTGTTCCTGCTGGACGTGTGGATCAAGGCCAAGTGGCCGCTCAAGCGCGTCGCCTTCTTCTTCCTCCTCGCCGTGATCCCCTTCGGCGGCCTCTACGGCGACAAGCTGCTCAAGCAGTACGAGGCCGACGGCGTCATCGCCGCCCGCGCCCGCCGCGAGGGCACGGTCAGCGCATGA
- a CDS encoding AIM24 family protein, whose protein sequence is MFRLQGSKTLAVDLTGDAVKAKNGSMVAYDGRMTFKKMTGGGEGLRGMVTRRLTGEQMAVMEVSGQGTCYFADRASEINLVALHGDKLYVEASNLLATDSGLRTGTTFTGLRGGASGNGLFTTTVEGTGQAAIMSEGEAVLLRVTPQYPLMVDPGAYIAHQGNLRQQLQSGVNFRTLMGEGSGEAFQMRFEGDGLVYVQPSERNTIGGDV, encoded by the coding sequence ATGTTCCGACTCCAAGGCAGCAAGACGCTCGCCGTCGATCTGACGGGCGATGCCGTCAAGGCGAAGAACGGCTCGATGGTCGCGTACGACGGCCGGATGACCTTCAAGAAGATGACCGGCGGCGGTGAGGGGCTCCGCGGGATGGTGACCCGCCGGCTGACCGGCGAGCAGATGGCCGTGATGGAGGTGTCCGGGCAGGGCACCTGCTACTTCGCCGACCGGGCGAGCGAGATCAACCTGGTCGCGCTGCACGGCGACAAGCTGTACGTGGAGGCGAGCAACCTGCTGGCCACCGATTCCGGGCTGCGCACGGGGACGACGTTCACCGGCCTGCGCGGCGGGGCGAGCGGCAACGGCCTCTTCACCACCACGGTGGAGGGCACCGGCCAGGCGGCGATCATGTCGGAGGGCGAGGCGGTGCTGCTGCGGGTGACCCCGCAGTATCCGCTGATGGTCGACCCCGGCGCGTACATCGCCCACCAGGGCAATCTGCGCCAGCAGCTCCAGAGCGGGGTGAACTTCCGGACGCTGATGGGCGAGGGCTCGGGCGAGGCGTTCCAGATGCGGTTCGAGGGCGACGGGCTGGTCTACGTACAGCCGAGCGAGCGCAACACCATCGGGGGCGATGTCTGA
- a CDS encoding AIM24 family protein → MPFREINSKMVEALVSPGQRLFSQRGAMLAYRGEVSFTPNIQGGQGGFASMIGRRVAGEATPLMTVEGSGTVLFGHGGHHIQVINLAGDTLYVEADRLLAFDGSLQQGTMFMGSQGGVMGMVRGQVTGQGLFTTTLTGHGAVAVMAHGGVIELPITPGRDIHVDPQAYVAHHGDVRNKLSTALGWRDMVGRGSGEAFQLELSGTGAVYVQASEEKL, encoded by the coding sequence ATGCCGTTCCGGGAGATCAACTCCAAGATGGTCGAGGCCCTGGTGTCTCCGGGCCAGCGGCTGTTCAGCCAGCGCGGCGCGATGCTGGCCTACCGGGGCGAGGTGTCCTTCACCCCGAACATCCAGGGCGGTCAGGGCGGCTTCGCCTCGATGATCGGCCGCCGGGTGGCGGGCGAGGCGACCCCGCTGATGACGGTGGAGGGGTCGGGCACGGTGCTGTTCGGCCACGGCGGCCACCACATCCAGGTGATCAACCTGGCGGGCGACACCCTGTACGTGGAGGCCGACCGGCTCCTCGCCTTCGACGGCTCCCTCCAGCAGGGCACGATGTTCATGGGCTCGCAGGGCGGGGTGATGGGCATGGTCCGGGGCCAGGTGACCGGCCAGGGCCTGTTCACGACGACGCTGACGGGCCATGGCGCGGTCGCGGTGATGGCGCACGGCGGGGTGATCGAGCTGCCGATCACGCCGGGCCGGGACATCCATGTCGACCCGCAGGCGTACGTCGCCCACCACGGGGACGTCCGCAACAAGCTCTCCACCGCGCTCGGCTGGCGGGACATGGTGGGGCGCGGCTCCGGCGAGGCGTTCCAGCTGGAGCTGAGCGGGACCGGCGCGGTGTACGTCCAGGCCTCGGAGGAGAAGCTGTGA